The Rhodothermales bacterium DNA segment CGTGCGGGCGGCTGTGTTTTACAACGAGATCATTCAACCCCCCTGGGCGCCACCCGCGTGGCTGTTTGGTCCGGTGTGGACCATCCTCTACATTCTCATGGGTACCGCCGCCTGGCTGATCTGGCGGAAACACGGTTTCCGCGGGGCGGCCACCGCGCTTACGTTGTTTGTCGCGCAGCTGTGCGCAAACGCGTTGTGGACCTGGCTCTTCTTCGCGTGGCGGCAAGGGCCCCTCGCGCTCGCGGAGATCATTGTGCTCTGGTTACTCATCGCCGCCACCATCGGCGCATTCTGGCGGTTGGACCGCATCGCGGCGCTTTTGTTGGCGCCCTATTTTGCCTGGGTTACCTTCGCGACCGCCCTGAATTATGCGCTGTGGCGTCTTAATCCAGCGCTATTAGGGTAGGGATTCCACACGCCGGCCACCTGGAACGCTCGGGAATGGCGACAATCAACGCCGCGGAAACGACCCTTATGATGCATGGAATCATCGACACACTCGCTCTCGCGATCGTTTTGCTATCCGCCCTCTATCTGGTGTCGCTTGCCGTTGTTTCATTCGCACGGCCGGCCCGTGCGTCAACCTATCTCCTGGGCTTCGCGGGATCAGCGTTGGCCCACTACGTGGAGTTGGGGATCCGGATTATTGCCGGCGCCGCCTTCGTGTTTCGTGCGCCCTATATGGTATTCTCCGATTACTTCGCCGTTTTCGGCTGGATCCTCCTCGTTACCACGGCCGGACTCATGCTTGTTCCATGGCAATGGCACCAAGCGTTTGCCCGGAGAGCGGTTCCTTATGCTGTCCAAAGACTTACCCTTGTAGCGGCCTCGTCTTTGGTAGCCGGCGGCTTCATCTTCTACGCGGCGTTGCGTTGAAGAGGCGGCCAATCCGTCACGTTGTCCGAATACTGCTGCGGCGGCGATCGATCATCCGAAGCGTTTTAAGAATTGGCATCAGCTTTCGATGGATACAGAAGCGAAACTGCGCGCCATCAAGGTGATCCATACGTTGGTGTGGGCCGTCTTCGCGGGTTCCATATTGGCCGTCCCTGTCGTGGCGTTCCTCGGTAACCTCCCGGTCGCGTGGAGCCTCATTGGATTCGTGTTCCTGGAAGTCGTTGTGCTGGTGGCCAACCGCATGACGTGCCCGCTAACCGATGTCGCCGGCCGCTATACGGCCGAACGCCAGGAAAACTTCGATATTTATTTGCCGCGATGGTTGGCTCGACACAACAAGACCATCTTTGGTGGGCTCTATCTTGCAGGTATCGTTTACACCGTATGGGTGTCGGTTCAGGCCGCTGCTTGATGTTCATTTCATGCTCGTCGCGGTAGAGTCAAGTGCCGTTTGGCCACGAGGAATCATCAATACACTTACGAAATGCGACCCCGTCTCTATTCCATCAACATCACTCTGGACGGATGCTGCGACCATCGCGCCATCACGCCGGACGAAGCGATGCAACGGAAACCCGATCGTCGGCTACAGCAAACCAAAGGCAGGGATCCGGCTCATGTTCTGGAGCGGGGCGGATTTTGATGAACCCGGCCTCGACGTGGTGGGCAAAAAGTTTAAGGATGCCTCCGTGTTTTACAACGACGCCTCCGAAGTCGCGGCCGGCGATGTACGGCGGTGGCTCGGGAAAGCGCGGGAGATCCAGTGGGATTACAAGCATATCGTTAAGCGTAAGGGAAAGCTTGAGCGGCTGAAATGAGATAGCCTGCCCGTCATCCCACTTTGCACGTCACGCCGGCAGACCGTATCTATCAGCCCCCACCAGCCCTTAGCCGGTCATGAACCCTCGCCTCCTTCTCCTCCTCGCCCTCCTTGCCGCGGCGTGCCAGCCGGCCTCTCCCCCCGCCACCTACCTCCTCGACGAAGCCTCTCTGCCCGACTACGAGCGCACCCTCGACCACGCCGGCCTCATGGCCGACTGGAGCGAGGAGTTCTACCACAAGGGGATGGTCACCTACCGAAACGCCTGCTACAGCTGCCACGGCGACACCGAACAACCGGGCTCCATCCCCAACTCCCGCCAGTTCTGGCAGGAGGCTTTCAAGAACGGCGCCGATCCCCACGCCATCTACCAGACCCTCACCCGCGGCTATGGGCTCATGCCGCCGCAGATGCGCCTCACTCCACGCGAGAAGTACGAGGTCATCCACTTCATCCGCGAG contains these protein-coding regions:
- a CDS encoding TspO/MBR family protein, which codes for MKHTSLRAQALGLAGWLAGSFVTAAIGGLASVRAAVFYNEIIQPPWAPPAWLFGPVWTILYILMGTAAWLIWRKHGFRGAATALTLFVAQLCANALWTWLFFAWRQGPLALAEIIVLWLLIAATIGAFWRLDRIAALLLAPYFAWVTFATALNYALWRLNPALLG